One Helianthus annuus cultivar XRQ/B chromosome 12, HanXRQr2.0-SUNRISE, whole genome shotgun sequence genomic region harbors:
- the LOC110894263 gene encoding ranBP2-type zinc finger protein At1g67325, translating to MSQVDNRNSSAAKRARTDGGRREDDWTCPSCGNVNFSFRTTCNMRNCTQPRPADHSFKSAPKSLPTPQGYSSAASPMYVGLPPYGSSLLNGSTVPPYDVGSAYRYNYGTHVSGGSPYRPLQIPASPPYSGGSLIGGMYGVPQLMNRYGLGLPMGYTAMAPQLGFIPEEKGRKKDGKGDNDWICPNCGNNNFSFRTVCNMRKCNTPKTGSQAGSASKSFKPDMPDGSWKCEQCNNINYAFRTKCNRQNCGAEKPSDSQKPPAEEAAEENAQ from the exons GTGGTCGTAGAGAAGATGACTGGACCTGCCCAAGCTGTGGAAATGTCAATTTCTCGTTCAGAACAACTTGCAATATGCGCAACTGCACACAACCTAGACCTGCTGATCATAGTTTT AAGTCTGCTCCAAAATCATTGCCGACTCCTCAAGGCTATTCTTCTGCAGCTTCGCCAATGTACGTTGGTTTACCACCATATGGGTCATCTCTGCTTAATGGATCAACCGTTCCTCCTTATGACGTGGGGTCTGCGTACCGTTATAATTACGGGACTCATGTTTCTGGTGGCAGCCCTTATCGACCCCTGCAGATTCCTGCTTCACCACCTTACTCTGGTGGATCCTTGATAG GTGGCATGTATGGTGTACCTCAGTTAATGAACCGCTATGGGCTGGGCTTGCCCATGGGCTACACTGCTATG GCACCACAGCTTGGATTTATCCCCGAGGAGAAGGGCCGAAAGAAAG ATGGAAAAGGTGACAACGACTGGATATGTCCGAATTGTGGAAACAATAACTTCTCTTTTAGAACTGTTTGCAACATGCGTAAATGCAATACTCCCAAGACTGGATCTCAG gcTGGAAGTGCAAGCAAGAGCTTCA AACCAGATATGCCTGATGGAAGCTGGAAATGTGAGCAATGTAACAATATTAACTACGCGTTTAGAACCAAATGCAACAGACAAAACTGTGGTGCTGAAAAACCTTCAGATTCCCAAAAACCTCCTGCAGAAGAAGCTGCGGAGGAAAATGCTCAG TGA